One part of the Dehalococcoidia bacterium genome encodes these proteins:
- a CDS encoding LuxR C-terminal-related transcriptional regulator, with translation MPPGLSPPFHYLLAITTHACIQSACIARIHVLTGFYAPLSLYSLASSGISAKTIDTHRSRLMKKLNVRNIGELIKFGLNHGFTPPEEPDSTFPN, from the coding sequence TTGCCACCGGGCTTAAGCCCACCCTTCCACTATCTTCTAGCGATAACGACACACGCTTGCATCCAGTCGGCGTGCATCGCTCGCATTCATGTTCTAACAGGTTTCTATGCCCCTCTATCGCTCTATTCCCTGGCATCCTCCGGCATCTCCGCCAAGACAATAGATACCCACCGCAGCCGCTTGATGAAGAAGTTGAATGTGAGAAATATCGGCGAGCTCATCAAGTTTGGCCTCAATCATGGTTTTACCCCTCCGGAAGAGCCGGATTCCACATTCCCTAAC